The following coding sequences lie in one Phragmites australis chromosome 8, lpPhrAust1.1, whole genome shotgun sequence genomic window:
- the LOC133925812 gene encoding growth-regulating factor 2-like translates to MMLNGHGGGGGRRLFTASQWQELEHQALIYKYMASGAPVPHDLVLPLRLATGVDTVPSLAFPPQPPSLGYWGCYGPGAQFGRKAEDPEPGRCRRTDGKKWRCSREAHGDSKYCEKHIHRGKNRSRKPVEVTSSANSPAAAAAYRPSALSISPPRALDAPSYGHHHQHLHHGASSARAPAQTASTLQLHLDAGFHGASPPPSYHRYARAYRTPSSLFPGGYGYGYGSSKELEEAELRRRHYLVLGADLSLDKPPAAASRDAAAMEKPLRRFLDEWPRESSDGRPWTGAEDETQLSISIPAASPSDLAASRYHNGE, encoded by the exons ATGATGCTGAACgggcatggcggcggcggcgggagacGCCTGTTCACGGCGTCGCAGTGGCAGGAGCTGGAACACCAGGCGCTCATCTACAAGTACATGGCCTCCGGCGCGCCCGTGCCGCACGACCTCGTCCTGCCACTCCGCCTCGCCACCGGCGTCGACACCGTCCCTTCCCTCGCCTTCCCGCCCCAGCCGCCGTCCC TGGGGTACTGGGGGTGCTACGGCCCGGGGGCGCAGTTCGGGCGGAAGGCGGAGGACCCGGAGCCGGGGCGGTGCCGGCGGACGGACGGCAAGAAGTGGCGCTGCTCCAGGGAGGCCCACGGCGACTCCAAGTACTGCGAGAAGCACATTCACCGCGGCAAGAACCGTTCAAGAAAGCCTGTGGAAGTGACCTCCTCCGCCaactcccccgccgccgccgccgcctaccGGCCGTCCGCGCTCTCCATCTCGCCCCCTCGCGCACTCGACGCGCCTAGCTacggccaccaccaccagcatctCCATCACGGCGCCTCCTCTGCTCGCGCCCCCGCTCAGACTGCCAGCACTCTCCAGCTCCACCTCGACGCCGGCTTCCACGGGGCGTCGCCACCGCCGTCTTACCACAGGTACGCTCGCGCTTACCGCACGCCGTCATCGCTCTTCCCGGGCGGTTACGGCTACGGCTACGGGTCATCCAAGGAGCTTGAGGAAGCGGAGCTGAGGCGGCGGCATTACCTCGTGCTCGGAGCTGACCTGAGCCTGGACaagccgccggccgccgccagcCGTGACGCCGCGGCCATGGAGAAGCCTCTGCGGCGCTTCCTCGACGAGTGGCCGCGGGAGAGCAGCGACGGGAGGCCGTGGACGGGGGCGGAGGACGAGACGCAGCTCTCCATCTCCATCCCCGCGGCTTCGCCGTCCGACCTCGCCGCCTCACGTTACCACAACG GGGAGTGA